A region of the Cottoperca gobio chromosome 22, fCotGob3.1, whole genome shotgun sequence genome:
TGCCTGGGAAGAAGAACCGAAGCCCGGAGCCGAGTTCTTCATGTCCCTCTGCAGCTTGGCCAGATCCCGCTGGTACATCCGCAGCTTTGTACTCATTGTGTTTCGGTAGGAGGACGGGGCCGCACGCAGCTCTTCTTCCATTCCTTGTAACTGGAGAcgggtaaaaagaaaaactgtaatTAGCTTGTGAACACAAATCTATTGATACTAAAAGGCAaagatatattagatatatagaaactttactttttaaaagctGATGCATTGTTGTACAAATTAGTTTgttagatattttatttataatattttaaatgtaatagttCCTTTTTTATCTCCAATATTTGCccttattttttcatttaaatgtctttttactGCACTTAATTTATAATCTCTTGgctctttaatgtatttaaatgtcattttataatgtgttaccTTTGCACTATGTCTgaatgctttaaatgttttattgtaaggcactttgaattgcattgttgttgaaatgaaacTTTCCTTAAGTACAGTTATAAATTCCTCGTCAAGATCGTCACTGCGGTTTTTAAACAACAGAGTACAAGCAGGACAACGTGCTGCTGTTCACTCTGATAGTAGAGCAGAatacaaaacacagaacaaacacagcagctcacCACTTCCTCAGCCTCCCCCTGCCTCTCATCGAAGGTCCTCACcagcctcttcctctcctctggagacacaaacacagggtCACAGCTGTACAtactgtgtgacctgtgtgacctgtggTCCCTTTAACTACCAGTGCACCCACGATGACACATAATCACTGTGGACAAAGTGGCAAAGCTCTTCCCATTTGTCCTAATATTGTGGAATCAAATTGACAAGACAGAAAAAATAATTCATCTTGCTTTCACACAATGGAAGTCTCTCATCATtcctctcatatatatatatatatatatatatatatatatatatatatatatatatatatatatatatatatatgcaaatatataagcacaaagaaaacatacaacCACTGTATGTCACCATTCATCATTAGGATGATGTTGCTGTGAGTTACATTTATCGACGAGTCTTTAATCCACCTGTGTTCTCTGTCTCCACTGTTGTTCTTCTGACTGTAGCACagtaagctaacgttagcaacaTGAAGTGTTTACCTCCGTGGCACCTCAGCACCGCCTCTGGAATCAGCTTCAGCTCCTCGTACAGAGATTTGTAGATTTCCTGCAACTTCTCGAATTCCTCCGACGACATTTTTGCGTTGAATGAGGCTCACCTGCCTTTCCTTTACTACTTCGTCTTTCCGTGTTTAGAAACACTAACAACCGGAACAACTGTAAGGCAAGCTAGTTTTGCTTTGATGATAATCAGATCCACGGGACGCTTCCGCTTTGGGGTCCTCGGGATCCAGCGCTGAAACGCCTGACCAAAGATCAAACAcgactatttatttaaatgatttattttaaaccaacaaataaaacaagccGAAAGTAACATCTAAATAGGAATACAACTAACTAAAATGACGCACATTTttgataaaaactatttaaaaaccttTGTTGACTATTTTATTCAGGCACTACTCGGACAGCTTTCCCAgagttaaaaacattatttaccaAAGATATGTACACTACTACATttcatttaagttatttattgGGGGAAAGAAAAAGTTTTAAGccttaaatgtaaacttttaaaattgtacatgtttatgtaattatttatttatttgtgtccatGCTTATTGTAGCcttgcttttaaaatgtttgcattgttCTTGAtagtaattaataaaatattgttcCTAAAATCATTTGTATCATAAGATCAAATAAGGTTcctggagagaaaaacattaagATATAAGAAACATTACATCTACTTGTATTACTTAGTCTGATAAAGTAATCTGATTCCCTAAAATTGTTTATATCCACTTttattcaccccccccccccccccccccccccatactaATATAAACACAATCAAATGATTCTAAtgtcattatatataaataaaatatcttttaattaatgtaaataaaaacatgggtgtaattctaatttaaaacaataaagatgTAACCTTCTCTCGCCAGGCTGCAAACACTACAATCTCTTGgtttagaaataaatgaaataattatttttcttcactATTCATAttagaatcagaaatcctttattcgtCCCACTGCAGGGAAATGTGCAgatgaaagacagaaataaagtaAGTAGGCTaacatgataaataaatagacacacgagtaataaaataaaatagataaaagtGACCTAGCAGccagtaataacaataataaatactataaaaGCGATGCACACCAATAATAATTGTCATACTACGTCACAATTTCtcgtttttttttcaaattgtatttattcattcattttcaaaataaaaacataaaaactacaATCCCATGATTCCGTGCGCGGTGGCTCTTTCACCCCTGCTACGCTCTGCACCCCTTTCTGCTTTGACATCAGCTGTTCTGCCCACAGAGCAGTGGCGTCCTGCTGGAGGAGACAGCAAAGCGCACATCCGTGGTATGATGTTGCTGTTATTAATTGTCGCGGGCCTCGGAGTGGTGACGCTGCTGGTGATTTTATTTGCACCGCACATACGGTAAGCATGCAACTAATGCATTCATCCATTCTCATGTTAGATCCGGTGTTTCTCACACATCACGGGTGCACTTGGTTGACAGGGCTTTGCATGGCACTGATGTAATCATTACGAAGAGGTGACATTATATAAAATACTGCACGCGCACTGTCATTATCCAGGTATTTCTCCCCCATCACGTTTTATTTCGCACGACGCTGACTGATGTTTGAAAATCAATGAAACAGAATGATGGGAGCTGccggagttttttttttttttttgcacatagTCTTCCATCTGAGCTGCTCGGGCCTATCAGCAGGCTGAGCGTAGGAGGAGTTATATCTGTGTGCGTTTACTCCAACAGAGCTATTGGTTTGTGGAGCTGCCCGGCTCAGTGGCGTGGGTCGTACGACTTGACGCTCAGTGTTGTTCAATATCCAAGTTTTTCTCTATGAATAATTAAGCCAGTCAGTCCATATGTCTGATTGTAATGAGGACAGAACTTATACTGGCTGCAGAAACGACTACAGTGCTGCACGTGGAGCTGTGTGCAGCAGCTCTCTCACAACCAGTGCTCATTGTGTAAtaacagcagtggtggaatgtaactaagtgcatttactctaattcatttgaggtacttgtactttacttgagtattttctccTCGTGCAACTTTATAGTTGTACTCCACTACACTtggccaaaatcttctatcaCGATATAGTAATTTCATATCTTGATACGACATATGTCACGATACAGgtttactataaataaaacttaTATGAAATAATAACCACATGGTAAAACCTGCTATTGTTTACTTCTGTGTGAATTCAATTCTTGACAAATcaaaagtattttctcatttaaatgaaaagtttcaagtgaaattatagagaaaaaataaaacatattttataacatataagttttgtaaaaagaaaaccacaatatttaaataataatacctCAGAACATTTCACAAATGTGAGTTTGTGCTTGTTATCAACTCATGAATTCATCACGAcaaatgtacatatgtataataaacttctactacactacatttcagatttaaatattatattttttatacactgcatttatctgacagctttacaAATTAGGatttttgcacacaaaacaataaataaataaataaatcacttttctGTTGGGGTTTGAACCACAAGTTTCATCAGGACACGACGTCTCTTCCACTCACTCATAActatttttataaacatttgaGTAATTGTCcatgtaaatacatttcatcattccagcttctaaaatgtgacGATTTGCActttttaattatgtaattttatgtttattaattttgaggtctggactgttggttggacaaaacgaacattgtgaaggtgtcactttgggCTCCGGGTAATTCTGACgccatttctcactattttctgatttctttttatataaacCAAACAATAAGCAGCACATTAAtccacaatgaaaataataagtTGTTGCAGTCAGATACAAAAAGGttaaaaatgagctccacctcaaccaactgTAGAATCCTGCCTTGACTTAATGCATGGTTAATAACAATCCAacgatataatatatatatatatatatatatatatatatatatatatatatatatatatatatatatatatatatatatatatatataaataatataacgCAGTCAGTGCTTTCATTACTTTACATGTAGTTTCCTGATTTTACACTTTTTCATTGCATGACGTTTTGCAGTGTGGTGTTAGCACGTGCAcataaaggatctgaatacttcctccacctctgatcaacagaaaatatgCAGCAGGCGGAGTGTGCCGGTCCCCCGTCAGCCTGGAGGGGAAGACGGTCCTCATCACCGGGGCCAACACCGGGATCGGGAAGGAGACCGCGCTGGAGCTGGCGGTGCGAGGTGAACATCAGCACAGCTCCTCCTCGCACGCAGGGTTACACAACCTGCTCacatatatatcaaatatttaaaaacatattcataaagaaatatacaaaaatatataaaaatatgaacTGTAATTCATAGATAATATACAGGGTTAGGTTGTAACGGTTGATGTTAATCACATTAGAAAACATTATTAGGacagtttacatttgaaaaaaaatgcaattagcCACAAACataaaggaaagaaacacaagaacttaaaataattaagaaaaatacaataagaagcacacatgtggaaaaagaagaagagaaagaaacacacacacacacactaacatctgTAGACACCTGAACATCTCCTATTCAGTAACGCAGCTTCTGTTTTGTTCATCGTTTAGCTGCTgcttatttgtcccacgacagGGGCTCGGGTGATCATGGCGTGCCGAGATGTGGACAAAGGAGAGGAGTCGGCGGCCAGTATCCGAGCGGCGCTGCCTCACGCACAAGTGGAGGTTCGAGAGCTCGACCTGGCCGACACCTGCTCGATACGAGCCTTCGCGCAGAAGTTCCTGGGAGGTGAGTCACGTCTGCGTTTTGTTATTTAACCGGCATCACGCGATTCTTCTACTGTGATGTTCTCTTCTTCAGAGGTCAACCATCTTCACGTCCTCATCAACAACGCCGGGGTGATGATGTGCCCCTACACAAAAACCATTGATGGCTTCGAGATGCACATCGGAGTCAATCACTTAGGTGAGACATGTCGAACAAATCAACTCCAGCTCTTGTGctgataatattatatattaatatattaatttctcCACTTCCGTCCTGAACATAAGCAccaaatattaattaatgttcTGAATGTTAACCCTttagatgtttgtttacataacgcttgtttttaatgaacatttgaattattttctgtttaggGAGGTTTCTTTAAGTTGTTCACAGTCTGGGATTATGTGAATGATTAGCAAcaactttattatattatataataaataactttttaaataaataaataaaatcataaagcaaagacattttcaaatgtattattttctgtatttatttatttaacatgcacatttatttgttgtttttcttattattatgtatgtatttatttattattattggcagCTTTAGTCCTCCATTAAAGCTAACCACCTATTCTTTTCTGAGAGATGTGAAGTTTACGTCGACTCCTCTTGAACACTAcagtaaataaattaaaagagcATTTGACAGCTGAAGTCTTGTTTTCACTGTCGGCTGTTCAGCACTGACTTTGTGTTTCTCACTCCTGGCAGGTCACTTCCTGTTGACGTCCCTCCTCATCGGGCTGATGAAGCGCAGTGCGCCGGCCCGCATCGTGGTCGTCTCGTCTCTGGCTCACAACTTCGGCTGGATCCGTTTCCATGACCTTCACAGCCAGGGCAGCTACAACAGCGGATTAGCGTACTGCCAGAGCAAACTGGCTAATGTGCTGTTTGCCAGAGAGTTGGCACGTAGACtcaaaggtacacacacacacacacacgcacagtacacacacacagtacatatacacacacacacacacacgcacagtacacacacacagtacatatacacatacacacacacacagtacatatacacatatacacacacacacacgagattGGAAGGTGACCTGCTGTGGCAAACAGAGTAGTAATAGTGAGGAGAAGCGATTAGATAGGAGTGAGACCAACATCTCgttttaactttttgttttaatgttggtACTTTAAGACCATGTAGGGCACAAAacgttttaaaatgacattttaaatatttttattaaaaaaataattttattataattgtatttcttcttaccattcatttattttgtatttatttttaatttatagtatttcttaattaaattaaattagttatatttttcttttctcgtttttagcattttcttcaatttaattacatttgtcaGTTTATTTCAtctattattaatttattataggTTTTTTTCGGTTTGTTGTATTAttacgttttttttatttaatacaatCTTTTAtggaatatattgtgtatatcttatttatttctgggatttattgcatttttaaatcatttaaaataccaataaaaaagataaaatgtaaaagaagaaTTTTGCtaataagaaaagaaacagtGACGTCTGCTCTCCTCACAGGCACCAATGTGACCGTGAACTCGGTCCACCCGGGGACGGTGAACTCTGACCTGACCAGACACTCGACTCTCATGACGATATTTTTCACCGTATTCTCCACGTTCCTAAAAACCCCGCGGGAAGGAGCACAGACCAGCATCTACTGTGCTGTGGCCGACGAGCTGCACTCCATCTCTGGGAAACACTTCAGGTGGGTGAAGCCAGAAGAGCGTCAGGTTCACGTCTCCACTTGCTTCTggatgaaaatgtgtttctcagAGTGAATTATTAACAGTCATGTTTTAAGATGTCAAATTGTGCAACAAGCGTGTTCCTGCAGAAGCCACGTGGTCACCTGACGTGAACTTCTTTATTAATGTTTCATTCCCCAGTTTCTTGTATAAAAAACTACACAAACCACAAGCGTTGGGGAAAGATGCCTCCGTCCAGAGTTGTTCATCTTTAATGACATCAATCGCTCCAACATGGTTTCACCATCAGACCGTTTGTCATTTTCATCTCCCGTCTGTTCGCGGCTCATCTCTCTCATTTCATCTCTCTCATttcatctctcatctcatctctcatctctctcatctcatctctctcatctctcacatttcatctctctcatctcatctctcatctctctcatctaatctctctcatctcatctcatctctctcatctcatctctctcatctcatctctctcatctaatctctctcatctcatctctctcatctctcatctctcccatCGCTCTCATCTCATATCTcatatctcatctctctcatctaatctctctcatctctcacatctcatctcatctctcacatttcatctctctcatctcatctcacatttcatctctctcatctcatctctcacatttcatctctctcatctcatctcatttctctcatctaatctctctcatctctcatctctctcatctaatctctctcatctctctcatctaatatctcatctcatctctctcatctctcatctctctcctcacatctctctcatcgctctcatctctctcatctctctcatctaatctctctcatctctcatctcatctctcatctcatctctctcatcgctcacatttcatctctctcatctcatctctcatctctctcatctaatctctctcatctcatctctctcatctaatctctctcatctcatctctctcatctctcatctctcccatCGCTCTCATCTCAtatctcatctctcatctctctcatctaatctctctcatctctcacatctcatctcatctctcacatttcatctctctcatctcatctcacat
Encoded here:
- the rdh12 gene encoding retinol dehydrogenase 12 isoform X1; its protein translation is MMLLLLIVAGLGVVTLLVILFAPHIRSGLLVGQNEHCEGVTLGSGKYAAGGVCRSPVSLEGKTVLITGANTGIGKETALELAVRGARVIMACRDVDKGEESAASIRAALPHAQVEVRELDLADTCSIRAFAQKFLGEVNHLHVLINNAGVMMCPYTKTIDGFEMHIGVNHLGHFLLTSLLIGLMKRSAPARIVVVSSLAHNFGWIRFHDLHSQGSYNSGLAYCQSKLANVLFARELARRLKGTNVTVNSVHPGTVNSDLTRHSTLMTIFFTVFSTFLKTPREGAQTSIYCAVADELHSISGKHFSDCAPAFVAPQGRSEETARRLWAVSCELLGIEWD
- the rdh12 gene encoding retinol dehydrogenase 12 isoform X2, giving the protein MMLLLLIVAGLGVVTLLVILFAPHIRKYAAGGVCRSPVSLEGKTVLITGANTGIGKETALELAVRGARVIMACRDVDKGEESAASIRAALPHAQVEVRELDLADTCSIRAFAQKFLGEVNHLHVLINNAGVMMCPYTKTIDGFEMHIGVNHLGHFLLTSLLIGLMKRSAPARIVVVSSLAHNFGWIRFHDLHSQGSYNSGLAYCQSKLANVLFARELARRLKGTNVTVNSVHPGTVNSDLTRHSTLMTIFFTVFSTFLKTPREGAQTSIYCAVADELHSISGKHFSDCAPAFVAPQGRSEETARRLWAVSCELLGIEWD